In a genomic window of Spirochaetota bacterium:
- a CDS encoding heterodisulfide reductase-related iron-sulfur binding cluster translates to MSLSSLYDLPVDQITRESYFNVGGMHGFMRWGVYIFLVIAGVYILYSLIQRVRIWRKGKPELRTDFHEKRIIALIKYVFLQKKVLRESYAGIMHACLFYGFVGLFIVTLILLVQEDVTELFFHFKFLVGDTYLLWSLAGDVFGVAVIVGLVMAFWRRYKVKPSRLDTKPIDTFALVLIAFIILTGFMNEALRIAITGFPKFEVWSPVGYTLAHLFGWLSIPTLEVTHYINWWLHMIGAFTFIGLIATDKLGHVLITMLNVYFQNLDNENPKTKFAMPVISPQEFETAESFGVGTVEHFTWKQLMDGDACTRCGRCQDNCPAYLTEKPLSPKKIINDVKAAMDDRIPKLLVAQDPAQVQSKALIGEYVQEDEIWSCTNCAACMENCPVQIEHVPKINDMRRYQVLMEGKMAPELQTSFSNMENNSNPYGFAFAARGDWVTEDLGVKTLAEDPDVDFLYYVGCAASYDKRNQKVAIALCKILKAAGYKVGILGAEEACCGDSAMRAGNEYLFHSLATQNLETFKNYGVKKIITTCPHGYNMLKKEYPKFAKVGVDSSGNPLEANYEVYHHTEVIMDLIKLGKIRLTKPLNETITYHDSCFLGRYNDIYDQPRNIIKAIPGTNFVEMSRNHERSFCCGAGGARMWIEEHLGTRINQFRTKDAHATGATKIGTACPFCLTMLSDGANELDIQNLQTFDLAEYVWESMEK, encoded by the coding sequence ATGAGCCTTTCAAGTTTATACGACCTGCCTGTCGACCAGATAACCAGGGAATCTTACTTTAACGTTGGTGGCATGCATGGTTTCATGAGATGGGGTGTTTATATCTTTTTAGTTATTGCAGGTGTATATATTCTGTATAGTTTAATTCAAAGAGTGAGAATCTGGAGAAAGGGTAAACCAGAACTGAGAACCGATTTTCACGAAAAAAGAATTATAGCGCTCATTAAATATGTATTTCTTCAGAAAAAAGTACTCAGGGAAAGCTATGCAGGTATAATGCATGCTTGCCTTTTCTATGGTTTTGTTGGATTATTCATTGTAACGCTCATCTTGCTAGTTCAAGAAGACGTGACCGAGCTTTTCTTCCATTTCAAATTCTTGGTGGGTGACACTTATCTACTTTGGTCACTTGCAGGAGATGTATTTGGCGTTGCAGTTATTGTTGGACTGGTAATGGCATTCTGGCGCCGGTACAAGGTCAAGCCAAGTCGTCTTGATACCAAGCCAATTGACACCTTTGCGCTGGTACTCATTGCTTTTATTATCCTCACTGGGTTTATGAATGAAGCTCTGAGAATTGCAATTACTGGTTTTCCCAAATTTGAAGTATGGTCACCAGTAGGGTATACTCTGGCTCATCTATTTGGCTGGCTCAGCATACCCACTCTTGAAGTAACTCACTATATCAACTGGTGGCTTCACATGATAGGAGCTTTTACATTTATCGGGCTCATAGCAACTGATAAATTAGGCCATGTGCTTATTACCATGCTTAATGTATACTTCCAGAATCTTGACAATGAAAACCCAAAAACAAAGTTTGCAATGCCGGTTATTAGCCCACAGGAGTTTGAAACGGCTGAATCATTTGGAGTAGGGACAGTTGAACATTTTACCTGGAAACAACTCATGGATGGTGATGCATGCACTCGTTGCGGCCGATGTCAGGATAATTGCCCTGCATATCTTACTGAAAAGCCTCTATCGCCCAAGAAGATAATAAATGATGTTAAAGCTGCAATGGATGACCGCATTCCAAAACTTCTTGTAGCTCAAGACCCTGCTCAAGTCCAGTCCAAAGCATTAATTGGGGAATATGTACAAGAAGATGAGATATGGTCATGTACAAACTGTGCTGCATGTATGGAAAACTGCCCTGTTCAGATAGAGCACGTGCCAAAAATAAATGACATGCGCCGTTATCAGGTACTCATGGAAGGCAAAATGGCACCTGAACTACAGACTTCATTTAGCAACATGGAAAATAACTCCAATCCTTACGGCTTTGCATTTGCAGCCCGTGGTGACTGGGTCACTGAAGATTTAGGAGTTAAAACATTAGCTGAAGATCCCGATGTTGATTTCCTCTACTATGTGGGTTGCGCCGCATCATACGACAAGCGTAACCAAAAAGTGGCGATAGCTCTATGTAAAATACTTAAGGCTGCAGGATACAAAGTTGGCATCCTTGGTGCAGAAGAAGCCTGTTGTGGTGACTCTGCAATGCGTGCAGGGAATGAATACTTATTCCACTCACTGGCTACCCAGAATCTTGAAACATTCAAAAACTACGGCGTGAAGAAGATAATTACGACATGTCCACACGGATACAACATGCTTAAGAAAGAATATCCAAAGTTTGCTAAAGTTGGTGTTGATTCAAGTGGTAATCCATTAGAAGCAAATTACGAAGTGTATCATCACACTGAGGTAATCATGGATCTTATCAAATTAGGGAAGATACGTTTAACAAAGCCTCTTAATGAAACTATTACATACCATGATTCCTGCTTCCTTGGAAGATACAATGATATCTATGATCAACCGCGAAATATAATAAAAGCAATACCAGGTACCAACTTTGTTGAAATGAGCAGAAACCATGAACGCAGCTTCTGCTGTGGTGCTGGTGGCGCACGCATGTGGATTGAGGAGCATTTAGGTACTCGTATAAATCAATTCAGAACAAAAGATGCCCATGCAACCGGTGCAACCAAAATTGGTACCGCCTGCCCATTCTGTTTGACCATGCTTTCTGACGGTGCAAATGAACTTGATATTCAGAATCTTCAAACATTTGACCTGGCAGAATATGTCTGGGAATCAATGGAAAAATAA
- a CDS encoding gamma carbonic anhydrase family protein, giving the protein MPLYEINGRKPTIGEGSWIAPSAEIIGDVRIGKRCYIGFGAVIRGDYGTIIIGDETAIEEICMIHARPMQLVQIGNRVTVGHMVMIHGSTIMDNAVIGMHSTLSDNAEIGEWAIIAEHALVVSKQKIPGYKIYGGVPAKEIGDVMQKHIDIWNAGKQVYIDLTYQYPQSFKRID; this is encoded by the coding sequence ATGCCATTGTATGAGATTAATGGCAGGAAGCCAACAATTGGGGAAGGCTCATGGATTGCACCGTCGGCAGAAATTATTGGAGATGTGCGGATAGGAAAACGGTGCTACATTGGATTTGGTGCTGTTATTCGTGGGGACTATGGCACAATAATAATAGGTGATGAAACAGCAATAGAAGAAATATGCATGATTCACGCAAGACCCATGCAGCTTGTCCAGATTGGAAATCGCGTTACTGTTGGTCATATGGTCATGATCCATGGTTCAACAATAATGGACAATGCAGTCATAGGAATGCATTCAACTTTAAGTGATAATGCAGAGATAGGCGAGTGGGCTATCATTGCCGAACATGCTCTTGTGGTCAGCAAGCAGAAAATACCTGGATATAAAATATATGGGGGAGTTCCTGCCAAAGAGATAGGAGATGTCATGCAAAAGCATATTGATATCTGGAATGCTGGCAAACAGGTATATATTGATTTAACCTACCAATATCCGCAGTCGTTTAAAAGGATAGATTAA
- a CDS encoding site-2 protease family protein — MEEKLPLSKKIRVLLVRYFEALNMERRIVVPRYDPDYTPKWGVIITLFVTTFITTSIAGSSGGDSLIDIIINGLPFSVSLLGILLAHEMGHYFAARHFNVVATPPYFIPFPSIIGTMGAVIRIKSPIPDKRALLYIGAMGPLSGFIISCIVTIIGLYQSKVLPLPQPAANDIIPVFGDSMLYYILTKIIHGTIPPGNDVHLSPLAWAGWIGFLVTNLNLMPIGQLDGSHIIYALFGEKQRYAGWIFFILLFFLAILWPGWVVWIILTLTLLMVGHPYIPDGIPLNNCERVIGYICMVIFILTFIPKPVSILGQ, encoded by the coding sequence ATGGAAGAAAAGTTGCCACTATCTAAAAAAATTAGAGTGTTACTGGTGCGCTATTTTGAAGCACTGAATATGGAACGCAGAATTGTGGTTCCACGCTATGATCCCGACTACACTCCAAAGTGGGGTGTTATCATTACTCTTTTTGTTACTACGTTTATAACAACATCTATTGCTGGCTCAAGTGGTGGTGATTCACTGATTGATATAATTATTAACGGTTTGCCTTTCTCAGTTTCGTTATTAGGTATTTTACTTGCTCACGAAATGGGACATTACTTTGCTGCACGCCATTTTAATGTGGTTGCAACACCACCCTATTTTATTCCATTTCCTTCTATAATTGGTACAATGGGTGCGGTGATACGTATTAAGTCGCCGATACCTGACAAACGTGCATTACTGTATATTGGTGCAATGGGGCCACTTTCAGGTTTTATAATTAGCTGCATTGTAACAATAATTGGTCTGTATCAGTCAAAAGTTTTGCCGTTACCGCAACCAGCTGCAAATGATATTATCCCAGTATTTGGGGATTCCATGCTTTATTATATCCTTACAAAAATAATTCACGGGACAATCCCACCCGGCAATGATGTACATCTATCACCACTTGCATGGGCAGGATGGATTGGTTTTCTTGTTACTAATTTAAATCTTATGCCCATTGGACAGCTTGATGGAAGCCATATCATTTATGCATTGTTTGGTGAAAAACAACGATATGCAGGCTGGATTTTTTTTATATTATTATTTTTTTTGGCGATTCTATGGCCTGGTTGGGTAGTATGGATAATTCTTACTCTAACATTACTCATGGTAGGGCATCCCTATATCCCTGATGGTATACCTTTGAACAATTGTGAGCGTGTTATAGGCTATATATGTATGGTAATTTTTATACTTACATTTATTCCTAAACCAGTAAGTATTCTTGGGCAGTAA